The following are encoded in a window of Scophthalmus maximus strain ysfricsl-2021 chromosome 2, ASM2237912v1, whole genome shotgun sequence genomic DNA:
- the sptlc1 gene encoding serine palmitoyltransferase 1 — MASGQQWVLVEMVQAFYEAPAYHLILEGILILWIVTLLFSKTYKLPETYKLTEKEKEDLIEEWQPEPLVPPVSTDHPSLNYDVVTGPPSHKIIINGKECVNFASFNFLGLLDNDRVKQKALASLKKYGVGTCGPRGFYGTFDVHLELESRLARFMKTEEAIIYSYGFATIASAIPAYAKRGDIIFVDEAACFSIQKGLQASRSFIKYFKHNDVEDLERLLKEQELEDHKNPRKARVTRKFIVAEGLYINTADICPLPQLVELKYKYKVRIFLEESLSFGVLGECGRGVTEHFGVNIDDIDLISANMENAVASVGGFCCGRSFVIDHQRLSGQGYCFSASLPPMLAAAAIEALDIMEEDPEIFSVLREKCKQVYKALQGTPGLKLVGEQIAPALHLQLERSSGSRDADMQLLRTIVEYCLERRVALTLARYLEKEERFLPPPSIRVVVTIEQTEDDLQKAVSCIQEAASVVLK, encoded by the exons ATGGCGTCCGGACAGCAGTGGGTGTTGGTGGAGATGGTGCAGGCGTTTTACGAG GCTCCTGCGTACCACCTGATTCTGGAGGGGATACTCATCCTGTGGATCGTCACACTGCTCTTCTCTAAGACCTACAAACTCCCTGAGACCTATAAACTGACAGAGAAG gagaaggaggacctGATTGAGGAGTGGCAGCCGGAGCCTCTTGTCCCCCCTGTCTCCACAGATCACCCCTCCCTCAACTATGATGTTGTCACTGG ACCTCCAAGCCACAAAATCATAATCAACGGAAAAGAGTGTGTAAACTTTGCATCGTTTAACTTCCTGGGTCTCCTCGACAATGATCGTGTTAAG CAAAAAGCTTTGGCATCACTGAAGAAATATGGTGTGGGCACGTGTGGTCCAAGAGGCTTCTATGGAACTTTTG ATGTTCACCTGGAACTGGAGAGCCGTCTGGCCAGATTCATGAAGACAGAAGAGGCCATCATCTATTCGTATGGCTTCGCAACCATTGCTAGTGCAATTCCTGCCTACGCCAAGAGGGGTGACATCATCTTTGT GGATGAAGCAGCCTGCTTCTCTATCCAGAAGGGTCTTCAAGCATCCCGCAGCTTTATTAAATACTTCAAACACAACGACGTGGAGGATCTGGAGAGGCTCCTAAAGGAGCAGGAGCTTGAGGACCACAAG AATCCTCGTAAAGCTCGAGTGACCCGGAAGTTCATTGTAGCGGAGGGGCTGTACATCAACACTGCAGACATCTGTCCTCTTCCCCAACTG GTGGAGctgaagtacaagtacaaggTGCGGATCTTTCTGGAGGAGAGCTTGTCTTTTGGTGTGTTGGGAGAATGTGGCCGAGGAGTCACAGAACATTTTGGGGTCAAT ATCGATGATATTGACCTGATCAGCGCTAACATGGAAAACGCTGTGGCCTCCGTCGGAGGCTTCTGCTGCGGACGCTCCTTTGTCATCGACCACCAG CGTCTATCCGGTCAGGGTTACTGTTTCTCTGCGTCGCTGCCTCCaatgctggctgctgctgccatcGAGGCCCTGGACATCATGGAGGAGGATCCAG AAATCTTTTCTGTCCTGAGGGAAAAGTGCAAACAGGTGTACAAGGCGTTACAGGG AACTCCGGGTCTGAAGTTGGTGGGCGAACAGATTGCCCCGGCTCTTCACTTACAGCTGGAGAGGAGTTCGGGCTCCAGAGATGCTGACATGCAGCTGCTCCGCACCATCGTAGAATAT TGTTTGGAAAGACGTGTGGCTCTGACCCTCGCACGCTACCTGGAGAAAGAGGAGCGCTTCCTCCCCCCGCCGAG CATCAGGGTGGTGGTCACCATCGAGCAGACGGAGGACGACCTCCAGAAGGCCGTGTCCTGTATCCAAGAGGCAGCATCAGTCGTCCTCAAATGA